In one window of Rhodanobacter sp. FDAARGOS 1247 DNA:
- a CDS encoding aromatic ring-hydroxylating dioxygenase subunit alpha gives MHTDTVVELLDRAHALPARYYAGEAMLAMEQRAVFARSWQLVAHREQLAEPGDHVVDQVGGVPLLLVRGQDGVLRAFPNVCRHRAGPLALCDGKGARALHCKYHGWTYTLEGQLRSAPEMQDAADFRVEDIRLPPLRVHEWQGLVFVALDAAVPPFEEVYGGIAERIAPIDLAAMRYLRRDTYDIDCNWKVYVDNYLEGYHLPHVHPGLSKVLDYRAYDTELFAWHSLQSSPLRNSTDIYGDGEAFYYFIYPNVMLNIMPGRLQTNRILPLGPGRCRIVFDYYYAQDAAAQARMEADRSFSDEVQNEDIGICEAVQRGLASGAYTPGRLNPKRESGVWHFQNLLRAAYAGPAGESA, from the coding sequence ATGCACACCGACACCGTCGTCGAACTGCTCGACCGGGCACACGCCTTGCCGGCGCGCTACTACGCGGGGGAGGCGATGCTGGCGATGGAGCAGCGCGCGGTGTTCGCGCGCAGTTGGCAACTGGTGGCCCATCGGGAGCAGCTGGCCGAGCCCGGCGATCACGTGGTCGATCAGGTCGGCGGCGTGCCCCTGCTGCTGGTGCGCGGCCAGGATGGCGTGCTGCGGGCCTTTCCCAATGTCTGTCGCCACCGCGCCGGCCCGCTGGCGCTGTGCGACGGCAAGGGCGCGCGGGCGCTGCACTGCAAGTACCACGGCTGGACCTACACGCTGGAAGGCCAGCTGCGCAGCGCGCCGGAGATGCAGGACGCCGCCGACTTCCGCGTGGAGGACATCCGCCTGCCGCCGCTGCGCGTGCACGAATGGCAGGGGCTGGTGTTCGTGGCGCTGGACGCTGCCGTGCCGCCGTTCGAGGAGGTCTATGGCGGCATCGCCGAACGCATCGCGCCGATCGACCTGGCGGCGATGCGCTACCTGCGCCGCGACACCTACGACATCGACTGCAACTGGAAGGTCTACGTCGACAACTACCTCGAGGGCTACCACCTGCCGCACGTGCATCCGGGCCTGTCGAAGGTGCTCGACTACCGCGCCTACGACACCGAGCTGTTCGCCTGGCATTCGCTGCAATCCTCGCCGCTGCGCAACAGCACCGACATCTACGGCGACGGCGAGGCGTTCTACTACTTCATCTATCCCAACGTGATGCTCAACATCATGCCGGGAAGGTTGCAGACCAATCGCATCCTGCCGCTGGGCCCGGGCCGCTGCCGCATCGTGTTCGACTACTACTACGCGCAGGACGCCGCGGCGCAGGCGCGCATGGAGGCCGACCGCAGCTTCAGCGACGAGGTGCAGAACGAGGACATCGGCATCTGCGAGGCGGTGCAGCGGGGGCTGGCCTCCGGCGCGTACACGCCGGGCCGGCTCAACCCGAAGCGCGAAAGCGGCGTATGGCATTTCCAGAACCTGTTGCGCGCGGCCTATGCGGGGCCGGCCGGCGAATCTGCATGA